The proteins below come from a single Mya arenaria isolate MELC-2E11 chromosome 6, ASM2691426v1 genomic window:
- the LOC128238117 gene encoding receptor-type tyrosine-protein phosphatase beta-like, with protein sequence MWSKKLEVGKNRNCRKEDLEDLCNGPLPSGLELWVKAYACTRVACTVSEHYGPFTIQQPHQDSNDGGVDGALIALPILIAILILISVFLVRWWRGAIDPLKWMNRLIGGGEEDELVTLQEIADPDRSIPIATYSEAFADLHRDTNLILSEQYEEIKRRAGQIEVRSGFEAANLEPNKPKNRWVNILPFDHSRVKLQQCDDDNPESDYINANYMPGFHHQREFIATQGPLPGTIDDFWRMVWEQNVMVIVMLTPCKERNRVKCEMYWPDTVQEAKQYGDLVVNPTSITNMNKFNINIFDISHASDLTKTRKVLQFHYLDFMDFTAAVEVEHFIEFVRTVRGQVPHDVTSPMFIHCSAGVGRTGSYIAIDHLQEYLNSPKFSFDDRINIFDMVMKMRKQRVNMVQTEAQYILIHDCFERMLEDKKKSLKTTESMEELYANQAYDPFPDVEYENVNYENKQRKEL encoded by the exons ATGTGGTCAAAAAAG CTAGAGGTCGGAAAGAATAGAAACTGCAGAAAAGAGGATCTTGAAGATCTTTGCAATGGGCCGCTTCCTAGTGGATTAGAGTTATG GGTAAAGGCTTACGCATGCACGAGAGTTGCATGTACTGTGTCCGAGCACTATGGACCTTTTACAATCCAACAACCACACCAAGATTCGAATGACGGTGGTGTGGATGGAGCATTGATTGCATTGCCCATTCTTATTGCCATCCTTATCCTCATCAGTGTGTTTCTGGTTCGTTGGTGGCGAGGAGCAATTGACCC ACTTAAGTGGATGAATCGACTGATTGGAGGGGGCGAGGAAGATGAACTAGTAACCCTTCAAGAGATTGCAGATCCCGACAG ATCCATTCCAATAGCAACATACAGCGAGGCCTTTGCTGATCTTCACAGGGACACAAATCTCATCCTGTCAGAGCAGTACGAG GAGATAAAGCGACGAGCGGGTCAAATAGAAGTGAGGTCAGGCTTCGAGGCTGCCAACCTTGAACCAAACAAGCCTAAAAACAGATGGGTCAACATTCTACCCT TCGACCATAGCCGGGTCAAACTTCAACAGTGTGATGACGATAACCCAGAATCAGACTATATTAATGCTAACTATATGCCT GGCTTTCACCATCAACGGGAGTTCATAGCAACCCAAGGTCCGTTGCCCGGAACAATCGACGACTTCTGGCGAATGGTGTGGGAACAGAACGTCATGGTGATCGTAATGTTAACACCATGCAAGGAGAGAAATAGA GTAAAATGTGAGATGTACTGGCCGGACACTGTTCAAGAGGCAAAGCAATACGGAGATTTGGTGGTCAACCCGACCTCGATAACCAACATGAACAAGTTCAATATCAACATCTTCGACATCTCTCACGCCAGCGAT CTAACGAAGACTAGGAAAGTTCTGCAATTCCACTACCTGGACTTTATGGATTTCACGGCTGCCGTggaagttgaacatttcatcgAATTTGTACGCACAGTTCGAGGTCAAGTGCCCCACGATGTGACCAGTCCTATGTTTATCCATTGCAG tgcTGGCGTAGGCAGGACGGGCTCTTACATCGCCATAGATCACTTGCAAGAGTATCTGAACTCTCCCAAGTTCAGTTTCGATGACCGCATCAACATTTTTGACATGGTCATGAAAATGAGGAAACAGAGGGTCAACATGGTCCAGACCGAA GCTCAGTACATCCTGATCCACGACTGTTTTGAGAGGATGTTGGAGGACAAGAAGAAATCTCTGAAAACTACAGAGTCGATGGAGGAGCTGTACGCTAACCAGGCATACG ATCCCTTTCCAGACGTCGAGTATGAGAACGTGAATTATGAGAATAAACAGAGAAAAGAGCTCTGA